The DNA region TTAAAAGACCTAGCAGGTTTTTGTCTTCGAAGAGTTCTTGTATGTTCGATGGCTTCGTTAAGAATCGAGTTGTGTTTTCTAATCAGTTGGCTCCATCTGTTTCGCTTCGATGTTTTGCTACCACTACCGCGGAGATTGATAGAGTCAAGGTTCTGAATCCTATTGTCGAAATGGACGGTAAAGCCTCTCTAAAACCCTGTTTGTTTCAGAGGGAAAATTTTTATTCCAGGATCGGACTTTCTTTTTATCAGTAATTGTTCTTTAACACTAATGAGAAATCTGAGTACTGAATGGtgtgaaattataattatgtaatgTATCTGCATGAGGTTGAGGCTTTGTTATTTAGTTGATCAGAAAGAGGAGTCAAATGATCACGAAATAACGTTTCGAAGAATTAGATTGTGATTATATTGTTATGATGGTTTTTATTGCTTTGTTTAGTGGTTGAgagaaatgaaaagataaacGAATTATTTGATGAGagtaaaatgaattatttgataagAGCAAAATGAATTGTGTGAAACtgagattataatttatttactttgttCTCTTACTTTTCAATGATATGAGAATCCAAATCCATTGTGACACAGAAGTGTTGATAATATGAgctttcgattttttttttgcaaatatTCCCTGGCTTTAAGAGTGACCATTCCAATAGAACTTAAGTTGTTTCCTCATATACTGGGagattcattttaattttaacttcgTTCTTATGTTGCAATTAGGTGATGAAATGACCAGGATTATATGGAGTATGATAAAAGACAaagtatgtttttattttttactataatttttatttccatatattttcttttcagaGCATATTGGTGAGATTTAATGTGATTTAATTGCTGCAGCTAATATTTCCTTATTTAGATTtggatataaaatattttgacttGGGGATACTTAATCGCGATGCAACTGATGATGAGGTTACTGTCCAAAGTGCTGAAGCGGCTCTTAAGTATGTAGTGATTGAAAACTATCCTGTTAGTTTGTGCCTTTTGCTAATGGTTGTTGCTTAGACATTCTGTATGAGATGATGAGAATGGACTGCTATTGTAGAATATATGCCATAGTGGGACAGGTTTGTTGATAAATGAACATAAATCAAAGAATGCATAgtttttcaaaagtaaaataagaCTCTCTGCCTTATGATATCTATGACTGCAGAGAAGTctaggaaagaaaaaagaattttgcTGAGACTGATAATCAATAATATGCTCAATATCATTTTCTGCCAGTCTTTTTTTAACCCTTTATGTGCTGCAGGTACAATGTTGCCATCAAATGTGCCACAATAACTCCAGGTAACACATTGTTGTCCTTACCAGCTTTACTCTTTATGTTATTAGAACCAGAAAGGCATATTTACAGACACGGACAGTATTTGAAATGTTCTGGTCTATTAAAGAAATAATGTGATAGGACATTTCAACTGGATGTTCTCTTGGCTTAATCACaactttttttattgtaatttctgcagaaattaaacttttgatgtAATTATTTGCAGACGAGACCAGAGTGAAGGAATTTGGGCTGAAGTCTATGTGGAGAAGTCCCAATGGCACAATTAGAAACATTTTAAATGGTAATTATTTGATAGATAAACTTTCCTTCCATGCAAGGGAGATTTTGCATGCATTTTCTTGTGACATAGTCATTTGATTCTGTGAATTAGCAGCATGTGTATGATTTCCAGTAGGGAAGCTAATGGCTTGTCTGCTTGGCTGGGTCAGACCTGTATTTTCTGTGTAAACAATATTCCTTGTATTGAATGTGAAAAAGCTTGCTTTGAATAATTAATAGGAGATTGGCTTTCATTGTTGTATATGTTACAAGTCCATGCTGGTCACTAGTTTTTAAGTGCAATGTTTCATTAGTAGTTGCTTAGCAAAAATGTGGAATTAAGTGTGGTTATAATACATGATAAGAAATAGAAGTCATCAGGTGCTATTATGAGCAAATATTTTTGGAAATCTTGTCGTGAAGACATGGTAATTAGACATGTCCTGTGTGAAGTGGTCATTTCTCGCTCCAAATAAATTAGCCATTAGGCTGAAGCTTTACTTTTCATCTGTGTAACTCATCTCTTTCTTGAATCTTCTTTTACGTGAGACTGCCCTCCAGATTCTTTCATTGAAGTCCTAATTAAACAGTTGCTTAATTTTGTAGGCACTGTTTTCCGTGAACCTATTCTGTGCCAGAATATTCCTAGAATTGTTCTGGGTAATACTCTCTTCCTGCCATAATATTGGATGTTGTGGATCACTGGGAAACATCATTCAGTACTTATTCTCCAATGTACAGGCTGGAAGAAACCCATTTGTATTGGTAGGCATGCCTTTGGTGATCAGTATCGTGCCACAGATGCTGTTATTAATGGGCCAGGAAAGCTTAAAATGGTATTTGGTGAGTTGATAATTTCCTTCTCATACAAATGAAGAATTTCTGTGCCTCCCAGTACTAACTGCTCTTACCAAGATATATGCCTGCTTCTCTCCCAGTCCCTGAAGATGGTACGGCCCCAGTGGACCTTGATGTCTATACCTTTAAAGGTCCTGGAATTGCACTTGCTATGTATAATGTTGATGAGGTTAGTTTTGTCTTTACCTTGTTCTGGTCTAGCTCTTCATTGCAAAGAGTTGATGAAAAGTTTTGACCAAATCTTGTAATTTCAGTCAATTCGAGCTTTTGCTGAGTCATCCATGTCATTGGCATTTTCAAAGAAGTGGCCTCTTTACTTGAGCACTAAAAAcacaattttgaaaaaatatgatggCAGGTAACTGTTTTGTTTTAAACATAGCTTTTTTTGCCAAaacttatttttgttaataattaaaaaaaaagctttcaaattctttatttgtgaataaatgagcataatgcTAAGACCTATAAGACTATCACAGATTTAAGGACATATTCCAGGAGGTATACGAAGAGAAATGGAAGCAGAAGTTTGAAGAGCATTCAATATGGTTTGTTTTTTGTCTATGATAAAGCTTTTATCTCTATGCTGAACTTATTTTTAAATGGTTGATTAAAGATTTGTCTGCTGCAAGGTATGAGCATCGGCTAATTGATGATATGGTGGCTTATGCATTAAAAAGTGAAGGTGGATATGTTTGGGCATGCAAAAATTATGATGGAGATGTCCAGAGTGATTTACTTGCTCAAGGTGCAATTTCAGATGATTTGACATTTTTCCtgctttcaattttaaccatcCCTTCTATCTATAGCATTAACCTCAGGTAATTGTCAGTGATGTTGTCTATATGACAGGAAGTTCTGTTAGTTTACTGTTCTTTTCCCTTCCCTTTCTTTTAATCAGATTCTCATATGATCTTAAAATAATGGAATGTCATTTTCTCATGATGCATGTTATTGGAGGGCATCTAAACGTGGTTCGCTTAATGCAGGATTTGGTTCTCTAGGCCTCATGACTTCAGTTCTGGTTTGTATCAAATTATGCAATGTTCTGTCATTATCATTGTTTTTGTCATTGGGTGCCCCAAAATCTTAATAACAGAAGTTATGCAGTTGTCCTCTGATGGAATGACTTTAGAAGCTGAGGCTGCTCACGGGACTGTAACCAGACATTTCAGGCTACATCAGAAAGGTCAAGAAACCAGTACAAACAGTATAGCTTCTATTTTTGCATGGACACGAGGGCTAGAACATAGGTATATTTTGTTGCTTGTTGTTAAAGCTCAAGCTCTTGTTTGACAATTCATCCAAACAACTGTTTTTGAACAAATATTTTTGCATCTCTTTACTTTTCAATATTCCATTTCATGTTGTGTGTGGCTTATTTCCCACATCAAGGCCAACACTATGATTGTGAAAATGTAACTGACTTGCAATGGCTTTTTAAATGTTTACATCTCAAATTGGATTTTTTACAGGGCCAAGCTAGATGAAAATGAAAGGTTGATGGGTTTTGTTCAGAAGTTGGAGGCTGCATGTATTGAGGCCGTGGAAACAGGAAAAATGACCAAGGATCTTGCCATTTTGATACACGGACCTAAGTATATAGCACCTTCCCCCCTTGCTAAATTTCGCTTATTTATGAATGCACATGCTTTGTTCTAATAACTCACTACTCACTTTCCGTTTAGTTTTCTGCTTCAAAGGAAGCAATGAATCTTTTTGTTGTGACATCAATGATGATAAATAGAGCAAGTGATTTTCAAAATGAGTAATATGTTGCTGATGTTTCCAGGGTAGCAAGGGAGTTCTACTTGAACACTGAAGAATTTATTGATGCTGTCGCAATGAATCTTGAAGCAAAGCTTCGGGAGCCTGCAGTGGTGTGAGCAGACATAGTGTTCTATTTATTCAGTAGTATTCTTAAAAAAACTCCAGGGAATATAGGTAAATTGGTACTTTGATTCTTTATATTCAAGAAGAAAATTGGAGATTGATCTCCGTTGAATGTCAGGGATTACTAGCATATGTCATTTGATGAAGACATTGTAATTCTTGAATGAAGCAATCCatcagttttaaaattttgaaggtgTGAATGCTCGTTGCTCTCTCTGGTGGCATTGATGCCCTCATTTGAAGTTTTCTGAGATTTGATTTTGTCATGCTTTCGGGTTGGGATCTATGCTGTTTCTTCGTAGACTCAGTCACTCAGTATTAAATATTCTATACTTAGCTTGGCTTGCCAGACCAACGAACTGGCGTCTAAACAAATACGCTCATTTGCCGGCCGGAGAGCCACATACCATCGTTGAACTTTCAACTTTCTACCTTGCATTATATTATAATCGTGCATTACTTATTTTGGAAAGCGATCGTCTTACCAAAAGAAGACGAGTTACCTTTTTTAAGGAAGATGATTGTTTTCCCAAACAAAGACGAGATCTCTCGTCTTCTTAGTTTCAATAGCTGGTTAGAAGAgggagagatgatgagagagacATCGTTGGAGGAAGAGAAAACATTGAAAAGAATACGGTTGGAAATCCAAaaggttattttttaaaattttgacatggagagaaattgttagtttttagagtttaaaatggggtaaaagagataaaattttaaggggttagagttttgttaattttaaggctgaacgactatttcccacccaaggtttgatgttttctcaaaagtcccccctttaactatggaaacatcaaatacccactcatggccagttagatttaacaaaactctaacgtttgaaaattttatctctttttgccctcctaaactttaaaaactaaaaattttccctcagccaaaattttaaaaaatggcagtttcaccctagggtttgcttttgaaatttccggtgaccgttccggctccattgccgacgacctctctctcccgaagcagcctctccttccggcgagtgctttcctcccatttggaggctcgatcggtgTCGAAAATGTCTtgggagacgaaaaacttcgtcggggaagacgaagttcttcgtctccccagacgaagacgaagccgtcgtcttcgtctggcaATGGCGCCGAAAtggtcaccggagatttcaaaagcaaactctagggtgaaactgccattttttaaaacttaagctggaggaaaattttaatttttaaagtttaggggggcaaaattagattctattttagtttatttttaatattatagtaaaaatgatgattttacccttaccaccgttagagttttgttaaatctaaccggtcatgggtgggtgtttggtgtttctatagttaaaagggggacttttgagaaaacatcaaaccttgggtggaaaatagtcgtttggcctaattttaatcgttcataaataagta from Mangifera indica cultivar Alphonso chromosome 8, CATAS_Mindica_2.1, whole genome shotgun sequence includes:
- the LOC123222449 gene encoding isocitrate dehydrogenase [NADP], chloroplastic/mitochondrial-like isoform X2, giving the protein MQIFVNRIRTNAMSSAATLLSSSSSTLAVKRPSRFLSSKSSCMFDGFVKNRVVFSNQLAPSVSLRCFATTTAEIDRVKVLNPIVEMDGDEMTRIIWSMIKDKLIFPYLDLDIKYFDLGILNRDATDDEVTVQSAEAALKYNVAIKCATITPDETRVKEFGLKSMWRSPNGTIRNILNGTVFREPILCQNIPRIVLGWKKPICIGRHAFGDQYRATDAVINGPGKLKMVFVPEDGTAPVDLDVYTFKGPGIALAMYNVDESIRAFAESSMSLAFSKKWPLYLSTKNTILKKYDGRFKDIFQEVYEEKWKQKFEEHSIWYEHRLIDDMVAYALKSEGGYVWACKNYDGDVQSDLLAQGFGSLGLMTSVLLSSDGMTLEAEAAHGTVTRHFRLHQKGQETSTNSIASIFAWTRGLEHRAKLDENERLMGFVQKLEAACIEAVETGKMTKDLAILIHGPKVAREFYLNTEEFIDAVAMNLEAKLREPAVV
- the LOC123222449 gene encoding isocitrate dehydrogenase [NADP], chloroplastic/mitochondrial-like isoform X1, which produces MQIFVNRIRTNAMSSAATLLSSSSSTLAVKRPSRFLSSKSSCMFDGFVKNRVVFSNQLAPSVSLRCFATTTAEIDRVKVLNPIVEMDGDEMTRIIWSMIKDKLIFPYLDLDIKYFDLGILNRDATDDEVTVQSAEAALKYNVAIKCATITPDETRVKEFGLKSMWRSPNGTIRNILNGTVFREPILCQNIPRIVLGWKKPICIGRHAFGDQYRATDAVINGPGKLKMVFVPEDGTAPVDLDVYTFKGPGIALAMYNVDESIRAFAESSMSLAFSKKWPLYLSTKNTILKKYDGRFKDIFQEVYEEKWKQKFEEHSIWYEHRLIDDMVAYALKSEGGYVWACKNYDGDVQSDLLAQGAISDDLTFFLLSILTIPSIYSINLRASKRGSLNAGFGSLGLMTSVLLSSDGMTLEAEAAHGTVTRHFRLHQKGQETSTNSIASIFAWTRGLEHRAKLDENERLMGFVQKLEAACIEAVETGKMTKDLAILIHGPKVAREFYLNTEEFIDAVAMNLEAKLREPAVV